The segment GGCAGGTGGCAATGCGGCGGGATCGATGCGGCGTTGCGGTTTGAACACATGCGGGAGGTGCGCGTAGCTGTAGACCGACAGGCGGTCCGGGCGCATTTCCAGCACGCGGTCGATGGTTGCCGAGAAGCGTTGCGTGGTCTGGTGCGGCAGTCCGTAGATCAGGTCCATGCTGATCGAACGGAACCCGAGGCGTCGCGCGGCCCGCACCACGCCGTTGGTTTCCTCATATGACTGCACCCGGTGGATGGCCTGCTGCACTTCGGGATCGAAGTCCTGCACGCCAAGGCTGATCCGGTTGAAGCCAAGTTCGCCGAGCAGTTCCATGCGATCGTCGCCCACACGGCGCGGGTCGATCTCGATCGCGTGCTCTCCCTCAGGCAGCAGCTCGAAATGCTTATGCAACGCCGACATCACGTGGCGCATTTCAACAGGATCGAGGAACGTCGGCGTGCCGCCGCCCCAATGCGACTGCATGACCGCGCGGCGCTCGCCAAGCTGCTCGGCGGCCATGGCCATTTCGCGTGCCAGATAGTCGACGTAACGCGCGCTGCGGGTGTGATCCTTGGTGATGATCTTGTTGCAGCCGCAGTAGTAGCAGATGTTCTCGCAGAACGGGATGTGGACGTACAGCGACAGCGGTGCCGGTACGTTCGCACGGCAGGCATCCAGGGCGCGCCGGTAGGCGGCGTCGCCGACTTCACCGTGAAAGCGATCGGCGGTGGGATACGACGTGTAGCGCGGGCCGTTGCCATCGATGCGGCCGGCAAGTTCGCGGAAGTCGGCGAGTGCGGTGCGGTCGAAGGCGGTAGACGAGGATGCGAGGCCGGAAGGAATAGCGGTATCGGGGGTGTCGGACATGGGGGCGGACATGATTGTGGTGCTTTCTAGGCGGAAGTACGTCCGATCCTATGCCTCGCCCGGGAACGCCATCTTGATAAGCATCAAGGCCACGTCATGCGTGCGCCCGCCAGCCCCGCCGACGTGGGGAGCCAAGTCGCGTGCAAGTCACGGGAGCGTCATGAAGCGCCGATAGTCTCGGCCCGGTCTCGCAGCCCTGTGCTGCGCGGCGTCCTTTCTTCGCTCACACCGCTTCCGAACCACTGCCATGCGCCAAGCCCCACCGCAGTCGAAATCGTCATGCGCGCCCGCGTCTGCAGGGCGTCGGCGCACACTTGGCGCACTGGGTTCGCTCGGCGCGTTGTCATCACTGGCTGTAATCGCGCCGCAGACCGCGTTCGCGCAGCCCGCGCCATCGGGCGCGCGCCGCCAGCTTGTCGTCGGCCAACTGGTCGATCGCACCGGCCCGCAGGCCGATCTTTCGCGCGACTACCTGGCCGGCGCGAAGGTGCTGTTCGACGCGTACAACGCGTCCAACGGCAGCCTGCGTATCGTCCACGTCGTGCGCGATGCCGATACGAATCCGCGTGGCGCCACGGCCCAGGCAGTGGCACTGGCCGACAGCGAACATGCCGAAGTGCTGTTCGGGCCCGGCGATGCATTGCTGCCCGCGCTCGCGGCTTCCACCGAACTGTCGCGCCGTGGCGTGCAGATCGTGGCACCGCTGTCGGGGCTCTCGCTGAATGCCGAGAACGTCTGGTTCACGCGCGCCGACTATCAATCCGAACTGGACGCGGCAGTACGTCAGCTACGCGGCTTCGGACTGACCGCGGTAACGCTGGCGGTCTCTCCCGATTTCGCGGCGGGCACGCTCGCTGCAGGCACGCCCTGGCTGTCGCGGCTGGAGAAAGCCATGTCGGTACAGACGGTGCCGCTCACGGGCAACTTCGACGAGAGCGCGCGCCGCATTGCGGCGGGCCGTCCGGGCGCGGTGATCGTCGGCGGCGACACGCTCGCCTACGGCAGCCTGGGTCGCGCGCTGGCTGCGCAGAACTGGTACGGATTCCTGGTGGGGTTGTCGGCTGTCAGCCCGGTGTCGGCGCGTGAAATCCTCGGCACCGGCTATGCGGGCGGAATGGTCGTGACGCAGATCGCGCCGGGGCCGCAGGAATCGACGCTGCGTGTGGTGAAAGAGCATGTAGCGCGCATGAAGCAGTACCTCGACGAACCGCCCTCGCCCGCCACGCTGGCCGGCTACATTGGCGCCGCGTGGCTGGTGCGCGCGGCCAGCGGCATCAAGGCGCCCGGACCGGTAGAGTTGCGTCGCGCGCTGCAGACGCGTGTCGACGTTGGCGATTTCATGCTCGACTTCACGCGCGGACTACGCGGTTCGCAGTACGTGCAATTGGCGCCGATCAACAAGAGCGGTTTGCCCCAACGCGCCTGAGCCACCGATGGGCCGATGCCCCGTCAGGCGCGCGGCAGCACAATGCGCACGCGCAGGCCGCCCTCGGTACGGTTGCTCAGCGTGAGTTCCCCGCCGTGTCGCGCCACGATATCGGCGGCGATCGCCAACCCCATTCCCACACCGCCTGTGGCACGGCTGCGCGACGACTCCACGCGATAGAACGGCTCCAGCACGCGCTGGAGTTCCGCGGGCGGAATACCCGGGCCGTTATCGGACACGTCGATGATCACGCGCTCGGCGCTGTCGGTCAGCACGATATGGGCGGCGCCGCCGTACCGGTGCGCGTTCTCCACCAGATTGACTACCGCGCGGCGCAGTTCGGCCGGGTACGCCAGCAGCGGCACGGCGGTGCCGGAAAGCCGCACGTCCTGGCCCATTTCCTGGGCATCGTCGACGATCGCCTGCAGCAGTGCCAGCACGTCCACGCGCTGGCGCGGGCCGGCGGCATCGTCTCGCTCGCGCAGGTAGTACAGCGTGGCGTCGATCAGTCCGTTCATCTCGGCCAGATCCTGGCGCAGACGGTAGCGCACGTTGTTGTCCTCGATGCGCTCGATGCGCAGGCTCATGCGCGTCAGCGGCGTGCGCAGATCGTGCGACACCGCCGCCAGGAAGCGTGATTGCTGCGCCAGCTGGGTGCGGATGCGCTGCTGCATCAGGTTCAGTGCCCGGGTAGCGTCACGCGCTTCGGCTGGGCCCATCTCCTCCTCCAGCGGCGGCGCGTGGACGTCCTGCGCCAGCCGGTTCGCGCCACTGGCCAGTTGCTGCACGGGCCGCGCCAGCAGACGCGCGCCAACCCACGATGCAATCAGGATGGCCACGAGCTGGAACAACATGCCCAAGTGCGGCGGCCAGAGACCTCGAATATGGAAACCGGACGGTGGCCCAGGTGGCCCAGGTGGTCCGGGCGGCATGAGTACGCCGCCTTTCTGCATGCGGAATGCGTCGGGATGCAGCGGGGGCCCGTCGTTGTCGCCGTCGTCATCGTCATCATTGGGCGGTGGTGGCGGCCCGTGCGGATGGCTGAGCGATGCTAACGCGCCCGGCAGTGGTGCAGGCAATGAGTGGCCGGCCGCCTCGGCTTCCGAGGCGGCGCGGCGCATCCGTTCCATGTAGCGCTCCGAACCCGGGCGCGGGAAGAACCCCTCGATCACGGTCACGCCCAGCACGTGAACAGCAAGCATGATCGCGGCCATCACGAAGAACAGCCGCACGAACATCGAATCGAAGCGCCTTCGGGGCGTCTCCGATGCGCTGGAACGCAATTCGGGCCGCACGATCGGTGGATCGTCCGCCGATGGCGGCATCTGCGCGGCCATGCCGTCAGTGCTCCACGGTGCCCGTGAAGACGTACCCTTCGCCACGCACGGTGCGGATCAGTGCCGAGTCGCGCGGATCGTCACGCAGCTTCTGGCGCAGACGGGACACCAGCAGGTCGATGCTGCGATCGAACACGTCCAGATCGCGTCCACGCGCGGTGTTGATCAGCATCTCGCGATCGAGCACGCGATTGGGATGCTCGATGAATGTCAGCAGCAGCCGGAATTCCGCGTTGGAAAGCGGCACCACCGTGTCCTCGGCATCCACCAGCTGGCGCAGCGTGGTGTTCAGTCGCCATGCCGCGAACCGGACTTCATGCCCGGGCGCAGCCGGCGCCGGACGTCGCACGTCGGCACGGCTGCGACGCAGCACGGTATGGATGCGCGCCACCAGCTCGCGCATCTCGAACGGCTTGGTCACGTAGTCGTCCGCGCCCACCTCGAGTCCCACCACGCGATCGGCCAGTTCCGCGCGGGCGGTCAGCATGATCACAGGCAGGTTGCTGGACTCCCGGATTTCGCGGCACAACGTCAGGCCGTTCTCGCCGGGCAGCGAGAGATCCAGGATGACGAGGTCGTATTCCTGCTTCGACATCGCCGCACGCATGGCAGTGCCGCCTTCGGCACCTTCGGCCTCCATGCCGAATGTGGCGAGGTATTCGGCCAGCATGGCCCGGATTTGTGGGTCGTCGTCGACGATCAGCAGGCGGATTGGCAGAGCGGGGGACAGGTCCATGGCGAGCTTGCGGATGGGAACGGCCGCGGAACCGCGGCCGGATGGAGCACCCAATGTACCAGCTTGCCCATTACAAGCGATGCCGGTTTTGTATCAAACTTGATACGTGCGCAAAACGCCACAAGTAGCGAGAGGCGGAAAAAAACGCCCCCGGTGCTGCCGCATCCGGGAGCGCTCAACAGGGAAGAAGCCGGGCTCGCATGCGCCCAGCACACACCGCAAACCGAAGGGTAGGCGCAGTGTGTCGCGACAGACGTCGAGACGAAAGCGCGCATTCCAATCGTAGAGAGCCGGTCATCGCGAAGCTTGTCCGGCTTGTATCAATCATTCCGCCGCAGGCTTGCCGAGCAGCGCCTTGAGCCCGGCCAGACGATCCTTCGGGCTCATGGCCGGAGTCTCGTCCTTCGGGGCGGGACTGTCCTCGAGCTTCATCTCGGCGATGAAACGCGACGGCTCGCACGCATACGTATCGCGGGCGCGCTTGCGCTTCCTGCACCAGCTGATCTGCAGACTGCGCTGCGCGCGCGTGATGCCCACATACATCAGGCGGCGCTCCTCCTCGATCTTCTCGTCGCCCATTTCCTCGTCCTCGCGCGAGTGAGGCAGGATGCCCTCCTCCACGCCGACCAGGAACACGTGCGGATACTCGAGCCCTTTCGACGCGTGCAGCGTCGACAGTCGCACCGCATCGGGATCTTCCTCGCGGCCTTCCAGCATGCTCATCAGCGCCACGGTCTGCGTAAGCTCGAGCAGGTTCTTGCCTTCGTCGCCGAAACCATCGGCGGTGTCGAATCCGGTGGCTTCGCCCTCGCCTTCCGGCTCGGGACGCGTGCCCTTGCGTTTGAGCCAGTCGAGGAATTCGAGCGTGTTGGTCCAGCGCGATTGCGCTTGCCGTTCGTCGAAGGTGTCGTAGAGGTAGGCCTCGTAGTGGATGCCTTCCATGAGATCGTCGAGCACCACCGTGGCCGGGTCTGTCTTCGCACGATCGGCCAGCCGTACCATCGACTCGCAGAACGTGCGCAGCGGCTCAAGCTGGCGCGGCTGCAGCTTCGCCTCGATGCCACCCATCATGGCCGCCTCGAACAGCGATACCTTGGCCTGGCCCGCGAACGTGCCGAGCACT is part of the Cupriavidus metallidurans CH34 genome and harbors:
- the hemN gene encoding oxygen-independent coproporphyrinogen III oxidase gives rise to the protein MSAPMSDTPDTAIPSGLASSSTAFDRTALADFRELAGRIDGNGPRYTSYPTADRFHGEVGDAAYRRALDACRANVPAPLSLYVHIPFCENICYYCGCNKIITKDHTRSARYVDYLAREMAMAAEQLGERRAVMQSHWGGGTPTFLDPVEMRHVMSALHKHFELLPEGEHAIEIDPRRVGDDRMELLGELGFNRISLGVQDFDPEVQQAIHRVQSYEETNGVVRAARRLGFRSISMDLIYGLPHQTTQRFSATIDRVLEMRPDRLSVYSYAHLPHVFKPQRRIDPAALPPAAEKLDILVSTIERLTAAGYVYIGMDHFALPNDDLAIAQREGRLQRNFQGYATHAGYDQLGFGVSAIGAVAGHYAQNARTTDEYYAALDKGQLPIVRGFETSEDDRLRKFIIGELMCNGTLDIPAVEASYSINFAQKFAAELVDLDKLALDHLLRRTRNRIEITPLGRLLVRRIAMVFDHYLREDALRPKPAAPAANDAKVIPLVRYSRVV
- a CDS encoding ABC transporter substrate-binding protein, coding for MRQAPPQSKSSCAPASAGRRRTLGALGSLGALSSLAVIAPQTAFAQPAPSGARRQLVVGQLVDRTGPQADLSRDYLAGAKVLFDAYNASNGSLRIVHVVRDADTNPRGATAQAVALADSEHAEVLFGPGDALLPALAASTELSRRGVQIVAPLSGLSLNAENVWFTRADYQSELDAAVRQLRGFGLTAVTLAVSPDFAAGTLAAGTPWLSRLEKAMSVQTVPLTGNFDESARRIAAGRPGAVIVGGDTLAYGSLGRALAAQNWYGFLVGLSAVSPVSAREILGTGYAGGMVVTQIAPGPQESTLRVVKEHVARMKQYLDEPPSPATLAGYIGAAWLVRAASGIKAPGPVELRRALQTRVDVGDFMLDFTRGLRGSQYVQLAPINKSGLPQRA
- a CDS encoding ATP-binding protein; amino-acid sequence: MAAQMPPSADDPPIVRPELRSSASETPRRRFDSMFVRLFFVMAAIMLAVHVLGVTVIEGFFPRPGSERYMERMRRAASEAEAAGHSLPAPLPGALASLSHPHGPPPPPNDDDDDGDNDGPPLHPDAFRMQKGGVLMPPGPPGPPGPPSGFHIRGLWPPHLGMLFQLVAILIASWVGARLLARPVQQLASGANRLAQDVHAPPLEEEMGPAEARDATRALNLMQQRIRTQLAQQSRFLAAVSHDLRTPLTRMSLRIERIEDNNVRYRLRQDLAEMNGLIDATLYYLRERDDAAGPRQRVDVLALLQAIVDDAQEMGQDVRLSGTAVPLLAYPAELRRAVVNLVENAHRYGGAAHIVLTDSAERVIIDVSDNGPGIPPAELQRVLEPFYRVESSRSRATGGVGMGLAIAADIVARHGGELTLSNRTEGGLRVRIVLPRA
- a CDS encoding response regulator, with the translated sequence MDLSPALPIRLLIVDDDPQIRAMLAEYLATFGMEAEGAEGGTAMRAAMSKQEYDLVILDLSLPGENGLTLCREIRESSNLPVIMLTARAELADRVVGLEVGADDYVTKPFEMRELVARIHTVLRRSRADVRRPAPAAPGHEVRFAAWRLNTTLRQLVDAEDTVVPLSNAEFRLLLTFIEHPNRVLDREMLINTARGRDLDVFDRSIDLLVSRLRQKLRDDPRDSALIRTVRGEGYVFTGTVEH